ACTTCACTGAATCCTGAAGATATTATTATCGCTGCTCTTATTCCTACCTCTGCTGCTTCTTCCATAACTATAGGAACTCCTTTCGCTGGAATCGCTATTATCACCATCTCAACATTTTTTTGAATTTTTTTTAAAGATGGATAGCACTTTACACCAAGAATTTCATGGTATTTTGGGTTTACTGGGTAAAGGTCTCCCCTAAATATGCCTCTCTGTTTATTTATCAGAAGATTATGCAACACTACATAACCAACTTTTGTTATTTTATTAGAAGCGCCTATTATAGCCACCGAAACTGGATCAAAGAATGATTTTATGTTAATTAAATCCATAGGATCCACTTGTTTAAAAATTTATGAATGATTTATTTAAGTTGGGATATATATAATCGTGCAAAATTTCAGCTCTTTGCTTTTCTTTTAAACTCTTCGTAAGCTCTTTTTACTTCCTCTACTGAGGTCTCATCTTCACTTGTTGATAAATCACCTATGGGACTGTCAGTAACCACAGCTTTTAGGACGCGTCGCATGATTTTCCCACTTCTCGTCTTAGGAAGACTTTTGACAAAATAGATTTCCTCCGGAGTTGCTATAGGACCTATCACATTCCTTATATGCTCCCTTAACTCCACAATAAATTTCTCTGAGGGATCATATCCCTGCTTAGGTATAGCGAAGATAGCGATAACCTCTCCTTTTATTGGATCTGGCTTCCCTATTACAGCTGCTTCAGCTACTCCAGGATGGGCTACGGCAGCGCTTTCAAGCTCAGCAGCTCCTAATCTATGACCAGCTATTTTCAATACTTCGTCAGCCCTTCCCAGTATCCAAAAGTAGCCGTCTTGATCCTTGACAGCATAGTCTGATGTATAATAAATGCCAGGAAACTTTGACCAATAGGTTTCCTTATACTTCTCTGGATCTTTGTAGATATTCATGAACATTCCAGGCCATGGCCTTCTTATGATCAAGTAACCTCTCTCACCTGGGGGTGCGGCATCCCCATTATCTTTAACAACATCAGCATCGATACCAGGTAGAGGTAAGGTTGCAGACCCTGGCTTAAGAGCCATCATTTCGAGTCCTGGAACTGGTGAAATCATGATCCCACCTGTCTCGGTTTGCCACCATGTATCCACTATCGGACATCTGCTTCTTCCTACATTTTTGTAGTACCAGATCCATGCTTCAGGGTTTATTGGCTCACCGACTGTACCAATAATCTTTAAACTATCTAGATTGTATCTTTCTGTCCATTTTTCCCCATATTTCATGAACATTCTAATAGCGGTAGGGGAGGTATATAATGCAGTAACCCTAAATTTTTCTATGATCTGCCACCACCTATCTATAGATGGATAGTTTGGAGCACCTTCATACATGACTAAAGTTGCACCATGACTTAGAGGTGCATAGACAATTTTGCTATGCCCAGTAACCCAACCAACGTCTGCTGTACACCAATAAACCGTATCCTCTTTTATGTCGAAGACCCATTTATAGACCGAATGGTTATAGACCATATATCCGCCAGTAGAGTGTACAATACCCTTGGGTTTACCTGTTGTTCCCGATGTATACAATATATAGAGGGGGTGTGTAGCCTCCACAGGCTCCGGCTCGATATAAGCTTCCGCTTCTTCCAGTAGGTCTTGAAGCCAATAATCTCGTTGTTTATCCAGATCAACTTCTACGTCTGTTCTTTTTACTACAATAACACTCTTAACCGATGGGCACCCAACTAGAGCTTCATCAACAATATCTTTTAATTTAAGAACTTTTCCTCGCCGGAAAGCTCCATTTGATGTTATAAGAACTCTGGCTTCTGTATCATTGACCCTCTCAGCCAACGCTTTTGCACTGAAACCTGAGAAGATAACTGTATGTGGTGCCCCTAGCCTTGCGCAAGCCAGCATGAAGATAGGTAATTCAGGTATCATTGGCAAATACAATGCA
This genomic interval from Candidatus Methylarchaceae archaeon HK02M2 contains the following:
- the acs gene encoding acetate--CoA ligase, with translation MSSDFKSLPFESKYWPSKIYSDVYNRSIKDMEGFWDEEARKLEWFRCWDKVLEWKPPFARWFVGGRLNASYQCVDFHDKTWRRNKVALYWEGEPGDNNTLSYSDLYRETNKFASVLRNLGVRKGDRVALYLPMIPELPIFMLACARLGAPHTVIFSGFSAKALAERVNDTEARVLITSNGAFRRGKVLKLKDIVDEALVGCPSVKSVIVVKRTDVEVDLDKQRDYWLQDLLEEAEAYIEPEPVEATHPLYILYTSGTTGKPKGIVHSTGGYMVYNHSVYKWVFDIKEDTVYWCTADVGWVTGHSKIVYAPLSHGATLVMYEGAPNYPSIDRWWQIIEKFRVTALYTSPTAIRMFMKYGEKWTERYNLDSLKIIGTVGEPINPEAWIWYYKNVGRSRCPIVDTWWQTETGGIMISPVPGLEMMALKPGSATLPLPGIDADVVKDNGDAAPPGERGYLIIRRPWPGMFMNIYKDPEKYKETYWSKFPGIYYTSDYAVKDQDGYFWILGRADEVLKIAGHRLGAAELESAAVAHPGVAEAAVIGKPDPIKGEVIAIFAIPKQGYDPSEKFIVELREHIRNVIGPIATPEEIYFVKSLPKTRSGKIMRRVLKAVVTDSPIGDLSTSEDETSVEEVKRAYEEFKRKAKS